Proteins found in one Mustela lutreola isolate mMusLut2 chromosome 10, mMusLut2.pri, whole genome shotgun sequence genomic segment:
- the GJB3 gene encoding gap junction beta-3 protein: MDWKTLQALLSGVNKYSTAFGRIWLSVVFVFRVLVYVVAAERVWGDEQKDFDCNTKQPGCTNVCYDNFFPISNIRLWALQLIFVTCPSLLVILHVAYREERERRHRQKHGDQCAKLYANAGKKHGGLWWTYLFSLIFKLAIEFLFLYVLHTLWHGFGMPRLVQCANVAPCPNIVDCYIARPTEKKIFTYFMVGASAVCIVLTICEICYLIFHRVLRGIAKNKSSKSRSLPSSTSRASTCRCHHKLVEAGELGSDSGDDKGHASAPTMTPI, translated from the coding sequence ATGGACTGGAAGACGCTCCAGGCCCTCCTGAGCGGCGTGAACAAGTACTCTACAGCGTTCGGGCGCATCTGGCTGTCGGTGGTGTTCGTCTTCCGCGTGCTGGTGTATGTGGTGGCCGCAGAGCGCGTGTGGGGGGACGAGCAGAAGGACTTTGACTGCAACACCAAGCAGCCGGGCTGCACCAATGTCTGCTACGACAACTTCTTCCCCATTTCCAACATCCGCCTCTGGGCCCTGCAGCTCATCTTCGTCACGTGCCCCTCGCTGCTGGTCATCCTGCACGTGGCCTACCGCGAGGAGCGCGAGCGCCGCCACCGCCAGAAGCACGGCGACCAGTGCGCCAAGCTGTACGCCAACGCGGGCAAGAAGCATGGCGGCCTGTGGTGGACATACCTGTTCAGCCTCATCTTCAAATTGGCCATCGAGTTCCTGTTCCTGTACGTGCTGCATACACTGTGGCACGGCTTCGGCATGCCGCGCCTGGTGCAGTGCGCCAACGTCGCGCCCTGCCCCAACATCGTGGACTGCTACATCGCCCGGCCCACCGAGAAGAAGATCTTCACCTACTTCATGGTCGGGGCGTCGGCGGTCTGCATTGTGCTCACCATCTGCGAGATCTGCTACCTCATCTTCCACAGGGTCCTGCGGGGCATAGCCAAGAACAAGTCCTCCAAAAGCCGCAGTCTCCCATCCTCCACCAGCCGAGCCTCCACCTGCCGCTGCCACCACAAGCTGGTGGAGGCCGGGGAGCTGGGCTCTGACTCTGGTGATGACAAGGGGCACGCGTCAGCGCCCACCATGACCCCCATCTGA